In Dictyoglomus sp. NZ13-RE01, the sequence AGTTCCTATACTTTGGAGACCGTTACATGAGGCAGAGGGAAGGTGGTTTTGGTGGGGTGCAAAAGGACCTGAAAGTTTTAAAAAACTTTATTATTTATTATATGAGCTTTTAACTTACCATTATAAGTTGAATAATCTAATATGGGTTTGGAATGCTATAGATCCAGATTGGTTGGTAGAAGAGGAGTTTTTTGATATTGTAGGTGTGGATTTTTATGCACCTGCAGGAGATTTTGGACCATTAAAATTTAAGTATGATCAAGCTTTAGAATTAGCAAAAGGTGAAAAACCTGTAGCTCTTACAGAAAATGGACCAATACCTGATCCAGATCTTTTATTTGATTCTGAAAGTTATTTTCTTTGGTTTATGCCTTGGTGGGGAAAGTTTGTATTTGATGGTATTATTAATCCTAAAGAACATCTAATTAAAATATATAATTCAGAAAGAGTAATCACATTAGAAAAAATCAATTAAATTTTTAAGCTAAAGTCATTTTTAGACTCTTCTTTTATGATGGCTGATTCGATCCAATCTTTTATTTCATCCCTAATTTTTCTAAAAAAGTTAAGTTTTTCATCGTAGGACCCTTCAAAGGAAGAGGGATCTTGAAAACCTTTATGTAGGTAAATTTTACCCCCTGGGAAATAAGGACAGGTTTCTTTTGCATTGTCACATACTGTTACTACATAATCAAAATTCATGTCTTTAAATTCATCTATACTTTTGGATCTATGATGGGAAATATCAATCCCTATTTCTTTCATTACTTCTATAGCAAGTGGATTCACACTGCTTGGTTTTGTCCCTGCACTGTATGCTACAAATTTATCATTCCAGAGAGCATTCACTAAACCTTCTGCTATTTGAGATCTTGCAGAGTTATGAGTACAAATAAATAAAATACTCTTTTTCATCCTCATCCTCCTAAATGATATTTTTGATTAATTATATCATAGTCAAAGATTATATAAGCCTTAAAATTATTTTAATTGTTTTAGTATTAAAGTCTTTATATAATTTAACATGTTAAAAAATTATTGCTAAGAGGTGTAAAAAGATATGGGGAGAAAGATAATAGTCATAGGCGGAGTAGCAGCAGGTACAAAGGCTGCTGCAAAAGCAAAGAGGGAAGATCCTAATAGTGAAGTGATAATTTTTACAAAAGAGGAGTACATATCATATTCAGGTTGTGGACTTCCTTATTTTATTGGTAAAGTTGTGCAATCAAAAGATCACTTAATATTGCGTACACCCCAGGAGTTTAAGCATAGCTTAGGTATTGATGTTTATACAAAACATGAAGTAATTGATGTGGATAAGCAAAACAAAAAGGTTATAGTTAAAGATCTATCTACAAATAATATTAAAGAGTACTTTTACGATAAATTA encodes:
- a CDS encoding low molecular weight phosphatase family protein; protein product: MKKSILFICTHNSARSQIAEGLVNALWNDKFVAYSAGTKPSSVNPLAIEVMKEIGIDISHHRSKSIDEFKDMNFDYVVTVCDNAKETCPYFPGGKIYLHKGFQDPSSFEGSYDEKLNFFRKIRDEIKDWIESAIIKEESKNDFSLKI